The Vigna unguiculata cultivar IT97K-499-35 chromosome 6, ASM411807v1, whole genome shotgun sequence genome contains a region encoding:
- the LOC114186522 gene encoding oxygen-evolving enhancer protein 2, chloroplastic: MASTQCFLHHHALTNPARASPQRQVLTTKPNHIVCKTQKQVVQEGDATTTLVSRRLALTVLIGAAAVGSKVSPADAAYGEAANVFGKPKTNTDFLPYNGNGFKLSIPSKWNPSKEVEYPGQVLRYEDNFDTTSNVAVMVTTTDKKSITDYGSPEEFLSQVDYLLGKQAFFGQTDSEGGFDSNAVATANILESATPVIDGKKYYSLTVLTRTADGDEGGKHQLITATVKDGKLYICKAQAGDKRWFKGARKFVESTASSFSVA, from the exons ATGGCCTCCACCCAATGTTTCTTGCACCACCATGCTCTCACCAACCCTGCTAGAGCTTCACCACAGCGCCAGGTGCTGACTACCAAACCTAACCACATTGTCTGCAAGACACAGAAACAGGTTGTCCAAGAAGGTGATGCCACCACCACCCTTGTCTCTCGCAGGTTGGCCCTCACTGTGCTCATTGGTGCTGCTGCTGTTGGCTCCAAGGTCTCTCCTGCTGATGCAGCTTATGGAGAAGCTG CCAATGTGTTCGGAAAGCCAAAGACTAACACAGACTTCCTTCCATACAATGGAAATGGATTCAAACTCTCAATTCCCTCAAAGTGGAACCCAAGCAAAGAGGTTGAGTACCCAGGCCAGGTTCTTAGATATGAGGACAATTTTGACACAACAAGCAATGTTGCTGTCATGGTCACTACAACTGATAAGAAATCCATCACTGACTATGGTTCTCCTGAGGAGTTTCTATCTCAG GTGGATTATTTGCTAGGGAAACAAGCCTTCTTTGGCCAAACTGACTCTGAG GGTGGTTTTGATTCCAATGCTGTAGCAACTGCAAACATCTTGGAGAGTGCAACACCTGTGATTGATGGGAAAAAGTACTACAGTTTGACTGTGTTGACAAGAACAGCTGATGGAGATGAAGGTGGCAAGCACCAGCTGATTACAGCAACTGTGAAAGATGGAAAACTATACATCTGCAAGGCTCAAGCTGGAGACAAGAGGTGGTTTAAGGGAGCAAGAAAATTTGTGGAGAGCACAGCAAGTTCCTTCAGTGTTGCCTAA